A part of Emcibacter nanhaiensis genomic DNA contains:
- a CDS encoding complex I NDUFA9 subunit family protein — protein MADRLVTIFGGGGFVGTTLVQHLAKTGVRVRVAVRHPNSAMHLKPLGDVGQVQVVQANIRDEKSVRAAVKGADAVVNLVGILHESGKQKFNSVQAIGAAIVARTAAAEGVSKLVHMSALGADADSNSKYASSKARGEDAVRHYFPSATILRPSVIFGPGDDFFNRFAALASRFPVMPVIFGDSKFQPVYVGDVAEVIVRAVSDAALAGKTLELGGPKVYSMREILELVCKESRNDLPLIDVPAPAAWVMGFFLGMLPSPMVTIDQLRLLQKDNVVSDGAEGLASLGIAGTPVEAIIPSYMMHWRPKGQFADQIEG, from the coding sequence ATGGCTGATCGTCTTGTAACAATTTTCGGGGGTGGCGGATTCGTAGGCACCACCCTGGTCCAGCATCTGGCGAAAACCGGCGTGCGCGTGCGGGTGGCGGTGCGTCATCCCAACAGCGCCATGCACCTGAAGCCGCTCGGCGATGTGGGCCAGGTGCAGGTGGTGCAGGCCAATATACGCGACGAAAAATCGGTCCGCGCCGCCGTCAAGGGCGCTGATGCGGTGGTTAACCTGGTCGGCATCCTCCACGAATCCGGCAAGCAGAAATTCAACAGCGTCCAGGCTATCGGCGCCGCCATTGTCGCCAGAACCGCCGCCGCCGAAGGGGTGAGCAAGCTGGTGCATATGTCGGCGCTCGGCGCCGACGCCGATTCAAACAGCAAATACGCCAGCAGCAAGGCCAGGGGCGAGGACGCGGTGCGTCACTATTTCCCGTCCGCGACCATCCTGCGGCCGAGCGTCATTTTCGGCCCTGGCGACGATTTCTTCAATCGCTTCGCCGCCCTGGCCAGCCGTTTTCCGGTGATGCCGGTGATCTTCGGCGACAGCAAGTTCCAGCCGGTCTATGTGGGCGATGTGGCCGAGGTGATTGTCCGGGCCGTCAGCGACGCCGCCCTTGCCGGCAAGACCCTGGAGCTGGGCGGACCGAAAGTCTACAGCATGCGGGAAATCCTCGAGCTCGTCTGCAAGGAGAGCCGCAACGATCTCCCGCTCATTGATGTGCCGGCGCCGGCCGCCTGGGTTATGGGCTTTTTCCTCGGCATGCTGCCAAGCCCGATGGTGACCATTGACCAGCTGCGCCTGCTGCAGAAGGACAATGTGGTCAGCGACGGGGCGGAGGGGCTCGCGAGCCTCGGTATTGCCGGCACCCCGGTGGAAGCCATCATTCCGTCCTACATGATGCACTGGCGCCCCAAGGGCCAGTTCGCCGACCAGATCGAGGGCTGA
- the tmpT gene encoding thiopurine S-methyltransferase: MDAEFWHDKWEKLEIGFHQDAAHDMLAAHFKELALPKESRVFVPLCGKTLDIAWLLSQGYRVAGAELSEIAIRQLFEELEVTPAISEVGDLVLYSADGIDIFVGNIFDLSAGLLGPVDAIYDRAALVALPPEMRIKYTAHLREITNTAPQLMISFDYDQSVQPGPPFSVPEGEIRRHYSAAYDISLVESTDVPGGLKGQAAASENCWLLR, from the coding sequence ATGGACGCAGAATTCTGGCACGACAAATGGGAAAAACTGGAAATCGGCTTTCACCAGGATGCGGCGCATGACATGCTGGCCGCCCATTTCAAGGAGCTCGCTCTGCCGAAGGAAAGCCGGGTGTTTGTCCCCCTGTGCGGCAAGACCCTGGATATCGCCTGGCTGCTGTCCCAGGGCTACCGGGTCGCCGGGGCGGAGCTGAGCGAGATCGCCATCCGGCAACTGTTTGAAGAGCTGGAGGTCACCCCGGCGATTTCCGAGGTCGGCGACCTGGTGCTCTACAGCGCCGACGGCATCGATATCTTTGTCGGCAATATTTTTGACCTCAGCGCCGGGCTGCTGGGGCCGGTGGACGCGATCTACGACCGGGCGGCGCTGGTGGCGCTGCCGCCGGAAATGCGGATCAAATATACCGCCCATCTGCGGGAGATCACCAATACGGCGCCGCAGCTGATGATCAGCTTTGACTATGACCAGTCGGTCCAGCCCGGCCCGCCGTTTTCGGTGCCGGAAGGCGAGATCCGCCGCCATTACAGCGCCGCCTATGATATCAGTCTGGTGGAGAGTACCGATGTGCCCGGCGGCCTCAAAGGGCAGGCGGCGGCGAGCGAAAACTGCTGGCTGCTGCGCTGA
- a CDS encoding dicarboxylate/amino acid:cation symporter translates to MTLERSLINLRYNLRSLITGRLWLQVILAMILGVGFGILIGPASGYVDADLSELIASWIALPGKIFLLGIQFIIIPLIIASVIRGIAAGEESENIGRLGISTILFFIATTIIAVVIGLGMALLIKPGAYIDSALLQSIIPESAPAETENMAAAGLPAVKEIPDLLTSLFPRDPLATFVSGNMLQTVISAIIIGVAMLAMAPTQRRPILELLESVQTVCMVIVGWVLKFVPYAVFGLLANIAARVGVSTLLAATVYVATVLAGLLLLLLIYVLIVMVMGRIGPLTFLSEAREVMLLALSTSSSAAVMPLTLSTAEKKLNVRSGIARFVIPLGTTINMGGTALYQGVATLFLAQVFQVDIGISGMILVVVMATSASIGSPGTPGVGIVILATILESVGIPTAGIALIMGVDRILDMCRTSVNVTGDIAASITLNRLIPEEGEAPATVLQEATVPVKDEPQG, encoded by the coding sequence ATGACACTTGAACGCTCCCTCATCAATCTGCGCTACAACCTCCGGAGCCTGATCACCGGCCGACTGTGGCTGCAGGTGATCCTGGCCATGATCCTGGGCGTCGGTTTCGGCATCCTGATCGGCCCGGCGAGCGGTTATGTGGACGCGGACCTGTCGGAACTGATCGCGAGCTGGATCGCCCTGCCCGGCAAGATCTTTCTGTTGGGCATCCAGTTCATCATCATCCCGCTGATTATCGCCTCGGTCATTCGCGGCATCGCCGCCGGCGAGGAAAGTGAGAATATCGGCCGCCTCGGCATCAGCACCATCCTGTTTTTCATCGCCACCACCATCATCGCCGTGGTGATCGGCCTCGGCATGGCCCTGCTGATCAAGCCCGGCGCCTATATCGACAGCGCCCTGCTGCAGTCGATCATCCCCGAGAGCGCCCCGGCGGAAACGGAGAATATGGCCGCCGCCGGCCTGCCCGCGGTCAAGGAAATCCCCGACCTGCTGACCAGCCTGTTCCCCAGGGACCCGCTCGCTACCTTTGTCAGCGGCAACATGCTGCAGACAGTGATCAGCGCCATCATCATCGGCGTCGCCATGCTGGCCATGGCCCCGACCCAGCGCCGGCCGATCCTGGAACTGCTGGAATCGGTGCAGACCGTGTGCATGGTGATTGTCGGCTGGGTGCTGAAATTCGTGCCCTATGCGGTGTTCGGGCTGCTGGCCAATATCGCCGCCCGGGTCGGAGTCAGCACCCTGCTCGCCGCCACCGTCTATGTGGCCACGGTGCTGGCCGGGCTGTTGCTGCTGTTGCTGATCTATGTGCTGATTGTCATGGTCATGGGCCGGATCGGCCCGCTCACCTTCCTCAGCGAGGCCCGGGAAGTGATGCTGCTGGCGCTCTCCACCTCCAGCTCGGCCGCGGTCATGCCGCTGACCCTCTCCACCGCCGAGAAAAAGCTTAACGTGCGGAGTGGCATCGCCCGCTTTGTCATCCCGCTCGGCACCACCATTAACATGGGCGGCACCGCGCTGTACCAGGGGGTGGCGACCCTGTTCCTGGCCCAGGTGTTCCAGGTCGACATCGGCATTTCCGGCATGATCCTGGTGGTGGTGATGGCGACCAGCGCCTCGATCGGCTCGCCCGGCACCCCCGGGGTCGGCATCGTCATTCTCGCCACCATTCTGGAAAGCGTCGGCATCCCGACCGCCGGCATCGCATTAATCATGGGCGTGGACCGGATACTCGACATGTGCCGGACCTCGGTCAATGTCACCGGCGACATCGCCGCCAGCATTACCCTCAACCGGCTGATCCCGGAGGAAGGGGAAGCCCCGGCAACGGTGCTTCAAGAGGCGACGGTGCCGGTGAAAGACGAGCCGCAGGGGTAG
- the def gene encoding peptide deformylase yields the protein MTPLKSVNLKLVYAPDPVFRQTAEPVGQVDDEIRALLDGMFEVLYRERGVGLGANMVGLLKRLVVIDLQEGGAESPIAMVNPEIVDKSEETQTFEEGSLSYPSISAEVTRPKQITVTYLDAQGAEQTLRAEGWLATVIQHEVDYLDGVIYLDYLSPVKRNILLKKMKKFRKQMGI from the coding sequence GCCCCCGATCCGGTGTTTCGCCAGACGGCGGAGCCGGTCGGGCAGGTGGATGACGAGATCCGCGCCCTGCTTGACGGCATGTTCGAGGTGCTGTACCGGGAGCGCGGCGTCGGCCTCGGCGCCAATATGGTGGGATTGCTGAAGCGGCTGGTGGTGATCGACCTGCAGGAGGGCGGGGCGGAAAGCCCTATCGCCATGGTCAATCCGGAGATTGTCGACAAGTCCGAAGAAACCCAGACCTTCGAAGAGGGCTCGCTCAGCTATCCCAGCATTTCCGCCGAGGTCACCCGGCCGAAACAGATCACCGTCACCTATCTTGACGCGCAGGGGGCGGAACAGACCCTCCGCGCCGAAGGCTGGCTCGCCACCGTGATCCAGCATGAGGTGGATTACCTCGACGGCGTGATCTATCTCGATTACCTGTCGCCGGTCAAACGCAACATACTGCTGAAAAAGATGAAGAAATTCCGCAAGCAGATGGGGATTTAG